In Actinomadura citrea, a single window of DNA contains:
- a CDS encoding STAS domain-containing protein — protein MDFAVEHRVEQGLTVVKISGEIDVFTSPRLREALLEIIDNGGAHLVIDLGEVTFLDSTGLGVLVGIYHRLRARDGSMSFMGVNDRVRRVFHVTQLTKIFVLHRSLEDAIAAHESAAP, from the coding sequence GTGGACTTCGCCGTCGAGCATCGCGTCGAGCAGGGTCTCACGGTCGTCAAGATCAGCGGTGAGATCGACGTCTTCACCAGCCCCCGCCTGCGCGAGGCCCTGCTCGAGATCATCGACAACGGCGGCGCGCACCTGGTCATCGACCTCGGCGAGGTGACCTTCCTGGACTCCACGGGCCTCGGCGTGCTCGTCGGGATCTACCACCGGCTGCGGGCGCGGGACGGGTCGATGTCGTTCATGGGCGTCAACGACCGGGTGCGGCGCGTCTTCCACGTCACCCAGCTCACCAAGATCTTCGTCCTGCACCGGTCGCTGGAGGACGCGATCGCGGCGCACGAGTCCGCGGCGCCCTGA
- a CDS encoding ATP-binding protein → MTSRHAHDDTRWELGPLAGPDDPRAQAGRSTPVPEAFDLPPRLDKAVTALTELRGSTVSFTVEPDPESVTEARHFAIARLAEWSMAELVDDVGLVVSELVTNALRHSGKTAGGRPGDDVHREGVYGDPADPLGSAPSAIRLRLGHEGPWLLCGIMDASRTAPRRKEPDYIAETGRGLHLVESFSVRWGWRALAQGKVVWALFRSP, encoded by the coding sequence ATGACGTCACGCCACGCGCACGACGACACGCGTTGGGAGCTCGGCCCTCTCGCGGGGCCGGACGACCCACGGGCCCAGGCTGGGCGCTCGACGCCCGTCCCGGAGGCGTTCGACCTGCCTCCCCGCCTGGACAAAGCCGTCACGGCGCTGACGGAACTGCGGGGGTCCACCGTCTCGTTCACCGTCGAGCCCGATCCGGAATCGGTCACCGAGGCCCGGCACTTCGCGATCGCAAGGCTGGCCGAGTGGAGCATGGCCGAGCTCGTCGACGACGTCGGCCTCGTCGTCTCCGAGCTCGTCACGAACGCGCTGCGACACAGCGGGAAGACGGCCGGCGGGCGGCCGGGCGACGACGTGCACCGCGAGGGCGTGTACGGCGACCCGGCCGACCCGCTCGGCTCCGCGCCGTCCGCCATCCGGCTGCGCCTCGGGCACGAGGGGCCCTGGCTGCTCTGCGGGATCATGGACGCGAGCCGGACGGCCCCCCGCCGCAAGGAACCCGACTACATCGCCGAAACCGGACGCGGCCTGCACCTCGTCGAGTCCTTCAGTGTCCGGTGGGGATGGCGCGCCCTCGCGCAGGGAAAGGTCGTCTGGGCCCTCTTCCGGTCCCCCTGA
- a CDS encoding helix-turn-helix domain-containing protein, whose protein sequence is MLGSQLRRLREQKGVTRQDAGYVIRASESKISRLELGRVSFKERDVDDLLTLYGVGDKTERDALLQLAREANTPGWWHRYNDVLPGWFQTYVGLEESAALIRTYELQFVPGLLQSEGYARAVIRLGNAGAAENEIDQRVELRLQRQERLTGAEAPRLWAVVDEGALRRPIGGPEVMRGQFEHLIEMSKLPNVTIQVMPFRFGGHAAEGGAFTILRFPEQDLPDVVYVENLTGAMYLDKRDDVDTYLQAMERLCVDSATPERTVELLGDLLRET, encoded by the coding sequence CTGCTCGGGTCGCAGCTTCGCCGTCTGCGTGAGCAGAAGGGCGTGACCCGTCAGGACGCCGGCTACGTCATCCGCGCGTCGGAGTCGAAGATCAGCCGTCTTGAGCTCGGCAGGGTCAGCTTCAAAGAACGAGACGTGGACGACCTGCTCACGTTGTACGGCGTCGGCGACAAGACGGAACGCGACGCGCTGCTACAGCTTGCGCGGGAGGCAAACACCCCCGGTTGGTGGCACCGGTACAACGACGTGTTGCCCGGCTGGTTCCAGACCTATGTGGGCCTGGAGGAGTCGGCGGCGTTGATCCGCACATATGAACTGCAGTTCGTCCCGGGACTGCTGCAGTCGGAGGGGTATGCGCGTGCGGTGATTCGCCTGGGCAACGCCGGGGCCGCCGAAAACGAGATCGACCAGCGCGTGGAGCTGCGCCTGCAGCGTCAGGAACGCCTCACGGGCGCGGAAGCGCCGCGCCTGTGGGCCGTGGTGGACGAGGGGGCGCTGCGGCGCCCCATCGGCGGACCGGAAGTGATGCGGGGCCAGTTCGAGCACCTCATCGAGATGTCGAAGCTGCCCAACGTCACCATCCAGGTCATGCCGTTCAGGTTCGGAGGCCACGCGGCCGAGGGGGGCGCCTTCACGATCCTGCGTTTTCCCGAGCAGGATCTGCCGGACGTGGTTTACGTCGAGAACCTCACCGGCGCGATGTATCTGGACAAGCGCGACGACGTCGACACCTACCTCCAGGCGATGGAACGCCTGTGTGTCGACAGTGCGACCCCGGAGCGCACCGTCGAGCTTCTCGGTGATCTTCTCAGAGAGACATGA
- a CDS encoding DUF397 domain-containing protein, with the protein MLQTDYDNGIPAAELLGARWLKSRRSNSQGNCVEIAELPGGQVAMRNSRHPEGPALIYTRPEIEALILGAKDGDFDHLIASHN; encoded by the coding sequence ATGCTCCAGACCGATTACGACAACGGGATACCGGCCGCCGAGCTCCTCGGAGCACGATGGCTGAAGTCCCGGCGAAGCAACTCCCAGGGGAACTGTGTGGAAATCGCCGAACTGCCCGGTGGGCAGGTGGCGATGCGCAACTCCCGCCATCCCGAGGGCCCGGCCCTCATCTACACCCGCCCCGAGATAGAAGCGCTCATCCTTGGAGCCAAGGACGGCGACTTCGACCATCTCATCGCCTCCCACAACTGA
- a CDS encoding serine/threonine protein kinase, giving the protein MTDRTMPDAHPLKSGDPDELGGYEILGRLGEGGQGAVFLGRPRGGAGAVRADEHVAIKLLHGRLAGDESARARFVRELEVAKRVARFCTAQVLDADVAGNQPYIVSEYVPGLSLFHLVRAEGPRRGGALERLAVGTLTALTAIHQAGIVHRDFKPRNVMMGPDGPRVIDFGVARALGAAGETQNVGTPAYMAPEHFAGDQVGPAADMFAWGTTMTFAATGRPAFGNDEMATVMQRILTGEPDVGDLPSPMRELVLACLAKESAQRPTAREAQERLVGAASGAASPVSSVPPLPAVPGLPAEIPAPTQASAPRGSTDPYAAPSAMAGAAPPPEHATDPSGVGHGTAPQPRPFAEGAPPPGGHVHGAPGMPPPLPPGPSSDHGSDGRGRGRLAIPLAAAVAVVLVIAGGAAWAATRPSGDKGRSVSASDENQGAGGDSGSANGAAGGPQSPTTTRPGQPKPGKSGSPASPGASPKPGSPQQPGGSTPTRGTGGGGGSSTPPKEPPNKYTPQSACNSGGKGSGYYVLRSMGVSGGVAYLLYSNSTKYNCAVTIKSKHVGTKSPVSTWIQKKGGGAISDSGSFAWYAGPVYVNAPGACVRFGGNGSTAPYGNCG; this is encoded by the coding sequence GTGACGGACAGGACGATGCCGGATGCCCATCCGCTGAAGTCGGGGGACCCGGACGAGCTCGGGGGGTACGAGATCCTGGGCCGCCTCGGCGAAGGCGGGCAGGGCGCCGTCTTCCTGGGGCGTCCGCGAGGCGGAGCCGGAGCCGTCCGCGCCGACGAGCATGTCGCGATCAAGCTGCTGCACGGCAGGCTCGCGGGGGACGAGTCCGCCCGCGCCCGGTTCGTCCGCGAACTGGAGGTCGCCAAGCGCGTCGCGCGCTTCTGCACCGCGCAGGTCCTGGACGCCGACGTGGCGGGCAACCAGCCCTACATCGTCAGCGAGTACGTGCCCGGCCTGTCGCTGTTCCACCTCGTGCGGGCGGAAGGCCCGCGCAGGGGCGGCGCCCTGGAGCGGCTCGCGGTGGGCACCCTCACCGCGCTCACGGCGATCCACCAGGCCGGGATCGTGCACCGCGACTTCAAACCGCGCAACGTCATGATGGGACCGGACGGCCCGCGCGTCATCGACTTCGGCGTGGCGCGCGCACTGGGCGCCGCCGGTGAGACGCAGAACGTCGGCACTCCCGCCTACATGGCCCCGGAGCACTTCGCCGGCGACCAGGTCGGCCCGGCCGCCGACATGTTCGCCTGGGGCACGACCATGACGTTCGCCGCGACGGGACGTCCCGCGTTCGGCAACGACGAGATGGCCACGGTCATGCAGCGGATCCTGACGGGCGAGCCTGATGTGGGCGACCTGCCGAGCCCGATGCGCGAACTCGTCCTCGCGTGCCTGGCCAAGGAGTCCGCGCAGCGCCCGACCGCTCGCGAGGCCCAGGAGCGGCTGGTCGGCGCGGCCAGCGGCGCGGCCTCGCCCGTGTCCTCCGTTCCGCCTCTGCCGGCCGTCCCGGGGCTTCCCGCCGAGATCCCCGCTCCCACGCAAGCGTCGGCGCCGCGCGGTTCGACGGACCCGTACGCCGCACCGTCCGCCATGGCCGGTGCGGCGCCGCCCCCCGAGCACGCCACGGACCCCTCCGGCGTCGGGCATGGGACGGCTCCGCAGCCGCGCCCGTTCGCCGAGGGCGCGCCGCCTCCGGGCGGCCACGTCCACGGCGCCCCCGGGATGCCGCCACCGCTTCCTCCGGGGCCGTCCAGCGACCACGGGTCGGACGGCAGGGGACGCGGGCGCCTCGCCATACCGCTGGCGGCGGCCGTGGCGGTGGTGTTGGTCATCGCGGGCGGCGCCGCGTGGGCCGCGACAAGGCCGAGCGGCGACAAGGGCCGGTCTGTGTCGGCGTCCGACGAGAACCAGGGCGCAGGGGGCGACTCGGGCTCCGCGAACGGTGCGGCCGGCGGCCCCCAGAGCCCGACGACGACCAGACCCGGGCAGCCGAAGCCTGGAAAGAGCGGAAGCCCCGCGAGCCCCGGCGCCTCCCCGAAGCCGGGTTCGCCGCAGCAGCCCGGTGGATCGACACCCACGCGAGGCACCGGCGGGGGCGGGGGCAGTTCGACGCCTCCCAAGGAACCGCCCAACAAGTACACGCCGCAGTCCGCGTGCAACAGCGGCGGCAAGGGAAGCGGGTACTACGTGCTGCGCTCCATGGGCGTGTCCGGCGGCGTCGCCTACCTGCTCTACAGCAACTCGACCAAGTACAACTGCGCCGTCACCATCAAGTCGAAGCACGTCGGCACGAAGTCGCCGGTCTCCACCTGGATCCAGAAGAAGGGCGGAGGCGCCATCAGCGACAGCGGCTCGTTCGCCTGGTACGCGGGGCCGGTGTACGTGAACGCGCCCGGCGCGTGCGTCCGCTTCGGCGGCAACGGCAGTACCGCCCCCTACGGCAACTGCGGCTGA
- a CDS encoding TetR/AcrR family transcriptional regulator: MDRRPAGTRRVDLELMRTPPPKERADAARNRAKVLDAAAALFARHGVEAVSMDAVAAEAGVGKGTLFRRFGDKAGLAVALLNERERGLQDAILSGPSPLGPGEDGAVVPPSERLHAFADAYLNYALDHLSLVRMSETASPGARYRIGAYGFWHRHLTILLDQRGDAVPDGEAAAHALLAVLGAEHLTAMVESVGRERTRATVHKFFDLARA; encoded by the coding sequence ATGGACCGTCGCCCGGCCGGTACGAGGCGCGTCGATCTGGAGTTGATGCGGACCCCGCCGCCCAAGGAGCGAGCCGACGCGGCACGCAACCGCGCGAAGGTGCTGGACGCCGCCGCCGCGCTCTTCGCCCGGCACGGAGTGGAGGCGGTCTCGATGGACGCCGTCGCCGCCGAGGCGGGCGTCGGCAAGGGCACGCTCTTCCGCCGGTTCGGCGACAAGGCGGGCCTCGCCGTGGCGCTCCTGAACGAACGCGAACGCGGGCTCCAGGACGCGATCCTGTCCGGCCCGTCTCCGCTGGGCCCGGGTGAGGACGGCGCGGTCGTGCCGCCGTCCGAGCGGCTGCACGCCTTCGCCGACGCCTACCTGAACTACGCGCTCGACCATCTGTCGCTGGTGCGCATGTCCGAGACCGCTTCGCCGGGGGCGCGGTACCGGATCGGCGCCTACGGCTTCTGGCACCGGCACCTGACGATCCTGCTCGACCAGCGCGGTGACGCCGTCCCGGACGGTGAGGCGGCCGCGCACGCGCTCCTGGCCGTCCTCGGCGCGGAGCACCTCACCGCGATGGTGGAGAGCGTGGGCCGGGAACGCACCCGCGCCACCGTCCACAAGTTCTTCGACCTCGCCCGCGCCTAG
- a CDS encoding PadR family transcriptional regulator yields the protein MTAVPADRRASWLKGVLDLLVLASLTGGESYGYEIAKTLADAGLGQIKGGTLYPVLNRLEEAGLVSAEFRAADRGPGRRYYHLTDVGRVTLAEQSGLWLDFDESVRTMLTEGAGR from the coding sequence ATGACCGCCGTGCCCGCCGACCGCCGCGCCAGCTGGCTCAAGGGCGTCCTCGACCTGCTGGTCCTCGCCAGCCTGACCGGGGGCGAGAGCTACGGCTACGAGATCGCCAAGACGCTCGCCGACGCGGGCCTCGGGCAGATCAAGGGCGGGACCCTGTATCCCGTCCTCAACCGCCTGGAAGAGGCCGGGCTGGTCTCGGCGGAGTTCCGCGCCGCCGACCGCGGCCCCGGCCGCCGCTACTACCACCTCACCGACGTGGGCCGCGTGACTCTCGCCGAGCAGAGCGGCCTGTGGCTCGACTTCGACGAGTCCGTGCGAACCATGCTCACCGAGGGAGCAGGACGATGA
- a CDS encoding pyruvate carboxylase: MISKLLVANRGEIAVRAFRAAYELGIASVAVYAHEDRLSLHRQKADEAYEIGEHGHPVRAYLDVDGIVETALRVGADAVYPGYGFLSESPELAAACERAGIKFVGPPSRVLNLAGNKIEAVAAARRAGLPVLRSTTPEPGRELEAADEVGFPLFVKAAAGGGGRGLRRVDHREELEAAVDTARREAESAFGDPTVFLEQAVDRPRHIEVQVLADGAGHIVHLRERDCSVQRRHQKVVEIAPAPGLDPETTRRLCEDAVRFAQEIGYENAGTVEFLVDDRGEHVFIEMNPRIQVEHTVTEEVTGVDLVQSQLRIAGGETLAALGIAQDEVAVSGFAVQCRITTEDPANGFRPDTGKISAYRSPGGAGVRLDTGTAYGGAIVSPHFDSLLVKLTCRGRTFEDAVRRARRAVAEFRIRGVASNIPFLQALLDEPDFRAGGVTTSYIAEHPALLTARSSGDRATRLVRYLADVTVNKPHGEAPTDLDPATKLPPLDLDGPFPEGSRDRLLALGARAFAEQLRNQDALAVTDTTFRDAHQSLLATRVRTYDLLSAAPYLARMTPQLLSVEAWGGATYDVALRFLGESPWDRLAAIREAAPNLCIQMLLRGRNTVGYTPYPDSVARAFVKEAASTGVDIFRVFDALNDVDRMRPAIDAALQTHALVEGTLCYTGDLSSPDERLYTLDYYLRLAEELVNAGVHVLCVKDMAGLLRAPAARTLVRALRERFDLPVHLHTHDTAGGQIGTYIAAIEAGVDAVDGAAAPLSGTTSQPPLQAIVAATDFTEHATGIDLDALTVMEPYWEAVRRLYAPFEMGLPSPTGRVYRHEIPGGQLSNLRQQAVALGLGDRFEEIERLYAAADAILGRLVKVTPSSKVVGDLALHLVAAGADPDDFAENPDRYDIPDSVIGFLSGELGDPPGGWPEPFRTKALAGRQHTPARAELDGAEEKALAGPEVRDTLDRLLFPGPAKDYREARAAYGDLSVLPTGPFLYGLRAGHEVAFDLEPGVRVLAGLEAVGDVDEAGVRQVICSVNGQLRTLSVRDKSVKSDAPPVERADPAEPGHVAAPFDGSVTLRAAKGDEVAAGDVVATIEAMKMEAAITAPVAGTVARLAVPEATPVQAGDLLLVIQDGA, encoded by the coding sequence GTGATCAGTAAGCTGCTCGTCGCCAACCGTGGCGAGATCGCCGTGCGCGCCTTCCGTGCGGCGTACGAACTCGGCATCGCCAGCGTCGCCGTGTACGCGCACGAGGACCGCCTGTCCCTGCACCGGCAGAAGGCGGACGAGGCGTACGAGATCGGGGAGCACGGCCATCCCGTCCGCGCCTACCTGGACGTGGACGGGATCGTGGAGACGGCGCTGCGGGTCGGCGCCGACGCCGTCTATCCGGGCTACGGCTTCCTGTCGGAGAGCCCCGAGCTGGCGGCGGCGTGCGAGCGCGCCGGGATCAAGTTCGTCGGACCTCCGTCGCGGGTGCTGAACCTGGCGGGCAACAAGATCGAGGCGGTCGCGGCGGCGCGGCGCGCGGGCCTGCCGGTGCTGCGTTCGACGACGCCCGAGCCGGGACGGGAGCTGGAGGCGGCCGACGAGGTCGGATTCCCGCTGTTCGTGAAGGCCGCGGCGGGCGGCGGCGGGCGCGGGCTGCGCCGCGTCGACCACCGCGAGGAGTTGGAGGCCGCCGTGGACACGGCGCGCCGCGAGGCCGAGAGCGCGTTCGGCGACCCGACGGTGTTCCTGGAGCAGGCGGTGGACCGTCCCCGCCACATCGAGGTGCAGGTCCTCGCGGACGGCGCCGGGCACATCGTCCACCTGCGCGAGCGCGACTGCTCGGTGCAGCGCCGCCACCAGAAGGTCGTCGAGATCGCGCCCGCGCCCGGGCTGGACCCGGAGACGACCCGGCGGCTCTGCGAGGACGCGGTCAGGTTCGCCCAGGAGATCGGCTACGAGAACGCGGGCACGGTCGAGTTCCTCGTGGACGACCGCGGCGAGCACGTCTTCATCGAGATGAACCCCCGCATCCAGGTCGAGCACACCGTCACCGAGGAGGTCACGGGCGTCGACCTGGTGCAGAGCCAGCTGCGCATCGCGGGCGGCGAGACGCTCGCCGCCCTCGGCATCGCGCAGGACGAGGTCGCCGTGAGCGGGTTCGCCGTGCAGTGCCGCATCACGACCGAGGACCCGGCGAACGGCTTCCGGCCCGACACCGGGAAGATCTCGGCGTACCGGTCCCCGGGCGGCGCCGGGGTGCGGCTCGACACGGGAACGGCCTACGGCGGCGCGATCGTGTCGCCGCACTTCGACTCGCTGCTGGTGAAGCTGACGTGCCGCGGCCGGACGTTCGAGGACGCGGTGCGGAGGGCGCGCCGGGCCGTCGCCGAGTTCCGCATCAGGGGCGTCGCCTCCAACATCCCGTTCCTCCAGGCGCTGCTGGACGAGCCCGACTTCCGCGCGGGCGGCGTCACCACGTCCTACATCGCCGAACATCCCGCCCTGCTCACGGCCCGTTCCAGCGGCGACCGTGCGACGCGGCTCGTCCGGTACCTGGCGGACGTCACGGTCAACAAGCCGCACGGCGAGGCGCCCACCGACCTGGACCCGGCGACGAAGCTGCCGCCGCTCGACCTCGACGGGCCGTTCCCAGAGGGGTCGCGAGACCGGCTGCTGGCGCTCGGCGCGCGCGCGTTCGCCGAGCAACTCCGGAACCAGGACGCCCTGGCCGTCACTGACACGACGTTCCGCGACGCGCATCAGTCGCTCCTCGCTACGCGAGTACGCACCTACGACCTGCTGTCAGCCGCGCCCTACCTCGCCCGGATGACGCCGCAGCTTCTCTCTGTCGAGGCGTGGGGCGGGGCAACGTACGACGTCGCGCTCCGGTTCCTGGGCGAGTCGCCCTGGGACAGGCTGGCCGCGATCCGCGAGGCGGCGCCCAACCTGTGCATCCAGATGCTTCTGCGTGGTCGCAATACCGTGGGCTACACGCCGTACCCCGATTCGGTGGCTCGGGCCTTCGTCAAGGAGGCGGCCAGTACGGGAGTCGACATCTTCCGTGTGTTCGACGCCCTGAACGACGTGGACCGCATGCGTCCGGCCATCGACGCGGCCCTCCAGACTCACGCGCTAGTGGAGGGCACGCTCTGCTACACCGGCGACCTGTCCTCCCCGGACGAAAGGCTCTACACGCTCGACTACTACCTGCGTCTGGCGGAGGAACTCGTCAACGCGGGAGTCCACGTCCTCTGCGTCAAGGACATGGCCGGCCTGCTCCGGGCGCCCGCGGCGCGCACCCTCGTCAGGGCCCTCCGTGAGCGGTTCGACCTGCCCGTTCACCTGCACACCCACGACACGGCCGGCGGGCAGATCGGCACCTACATCGCCGCCATCGAAGCGGGCGTCGACGCCGTCGACGGCGCCGCCGCGCCGCTCTCGGGCACCACGAGCCAGCCGCCGCTCCAGGCGATCGTGGCCGCGACCGACTTCACCGAGCACGCCACCGGGATCGACCTGGACGCGCTCACCGTCATGGAGCCGTACTGGGAGGCCGTCCGGAGGCTCTACGCGCCGTTCGAGATGGGGCTCCCGTCGCCGACCGGACGCGTCTACCGGCACGAGATCCCGGGCGGGCAGCTGTCCAACCTGCGGCAGCAGGCCGTCGCCCTCGGCCTCGGCGACCGCTTCGAGGAGATCGAGCGCCTCTACGCCGCCGCGGACGCCATCCTCGGGCGGCTCGTGAAGGTCACCCCGTCCAGCAAGGTCGTGGGGGACCTGGCCCTGCACCTCGTCGCGGCGGGCGCCGACCCGGACGACTTCGCCGAGAACCCCGACCGCTACGACATCCCCGACAGCGTCATCGGGTTCCTGAGCGGCGAACTGGGCGACCCGCCCGGCGGCTGGCCCGAGCCGTTCCGCACCAAGGCCCTCGCGGGACGCCAGCACACGCCCGCCCGGGCCGAACTGGACGGCGCCGAAGAGAAGGCCCTGGCCGGTCCTGAGGTTCGCGACACGCTCGACCGCCTGCTCTTCCCGGGCCCGGCGAAGGACTACCGCGAAGCCCGCGCCGCCTACGGCGACCTCTCCGTCCTGCCGACCGGCCCGTTCCTGTACGGGCTCCGCGCGGGGCACGAGGTGGCGTTCGACCTCGAACCCGGCGTCCGCGTCCTGGCCGGTCTGGAGGCCGTCGGCGACGTCGACGAGGCGGGCGTCCGGCAGGTCATCTGCTCGGTGAACGGCCAGCTCCGCACGCTCTCCGTCCGCGACAAGTCCGTCAAGTCCGACGCGCCGCCGGTCGAGCGCGCCGACCCCGCCGAGCCCGGCCACGTCGCCGCCCCGTTCGACGGATCGGTGACGCTGCGGGCGGCCAAGGGCGACGAGGTCGCCGCGGGAGACGTGGTCGCCACCATCGAGGCCATGAAGATGGAGGCCGCGATCACGGCACCGGTCGCGGGCACCGTCGCCCGGCTGGCCGTCCCGGAGGCGACGCCCGTCCAGGCGGGCGACCTCCTCCTGGTCATCCAGGACGGCGCCTAG
- a CDS encoding TetR/AcrR family transcriptional regulator, with protein sequence MGLREMKKQQTRQSISHQATRLFLRHGFDRVTIADVAAAAQVAKMTVTNYFPRKEDLALDLHEVFVALLARTVAERAPGESALAALRRGFLEALRRHDAVIGFSGPDFARMITESPALVARLREFHEEREDALAAVLAEETGAGPDDVLPRLVAAQLGGVHRVLFRETVCRTVRGETHEEIEAALAESAKTAFDLLEPSLGGYATRPASPERKVP encoded by the coding sequence ATGGGACTGCGGGAGATGAAGAAGCAGCAGACGCGCCAGAGCATTTCGCACCAGGCGACCCGCCTGTTCCTGCGGCACGGCTTCGACCGGGTGACGATCGCCGACGTCGCCGCGGCGGCACAGGTGGCGAAGATGACCGTCACCAACTACTTCCCCAGGAAGGAGGACCTGGCGCTCGACCTGCACGAGGTGTTCGTGGCCCTCCTGGCGCGCACGGTCGCCGAGCGGGCGCCGGGCGAGTCGGCGCTGGCCGCGCTGCGCCGGGGCTTCCTGGAGGCCCTCCGGCGGCATGACGCCGTGATCGGCTTCTCCGGTCCCGACTTCGCCCGGATGATCACCGAGAGCCCGGCGCTGGTGGCGCGGCTCCGCGAGTTCCACGAGGAGCGGGAGGACGCCCTCGCCGCCGTCCTCGCCGAGGAGACCGGCGCGGGTCCGGACGACGTCCTGCCCCGCCTCGTCGCCGCGCAGCTCGGCGGCGTCCACCGCGTCCTCTTCCGGGAGACCGTGTGCCGCACCGTGCGGGGCGAGACCCACGAAGAGATCGAGGCGGCCCTCGCGGAGTCCGCGAAGACCGCCTTCGACCTGCTCGAACCGTCCCTGGGCGGCTACGCGACGCGTCCGGCGTCCCCGGAACGGAAGGTGCCCTAG
- a CDS encoding RNA polymerase sigma factor has protein sequence MNLVDPMKDYLSRIGRTALLTAEQEVDLAKRIEAGLFARERLMTLGDELSLQDKQDLEWIAADGARAKEHMVEANLRLVVSLAKRYMGHGLQLNDLVQEGNLGLIRAVEKFEYRRGLKFSTYAVWWIKQAISRALADQSRTIRIPVHVVEVLNRMTRVRRRMMQDLGREPNSQELAVELDVTPEKVEWLRRQAREPLSLHTPLGEDGDGELADVIEDPDGGDPADVVATSMLRGRLDAVLETLTEREAGVISLRFGLSGGEPKTLEEVGKVYGVTRERIRQIESKGMHKLRHPSRRETLADLLG, from the coding sequence GTGAACCTCGTCGACCCGATGAAGGACTACCTGTCCCGCATCGGGCGCACCGCGCTGCTCACCGCCGAGCAGGAGGTCGACCTGGCCAAGCGCATCGAGGCCGGCCTGTTCGCCCGAGAGCGCCTCATGACCCTGGGCGACGAACTGAGCCTCCAGGACAAGCAGGACCTGGAGTGGATCGCCGCCGACGGTGCCCGCGCCAAGGAGCACATGGTCGAGGCGAACCTGCGCCTCGTCGTGTCGCTCGCCAAGCGCTACATGGGCCACGGCCTCCAGCTCAACGACCTCGTGCAGGAGGGCAATCTCGGCCTGATCCGCGCCGTGGAGAAGTTCGAGTACCGCCGCGGCCTGAAGTTCTCCACCTACGCCGTCTGGTGGATCAAACAGGCGATCAGCCGCGCGCTGGCCGACCAGAGCCGCACCATCCGCATCCCCGTGCACGTCGTCGAGGTGCTCAACCGGATGACGCGCGTCCGGCGGCGGATGATGCAGGACCTCGGCCGCGAGCCGAACTCGCAGGAACTGGCCGTCGAGCTCGACGTCACGCCCGAGAAGGTCGAGTGGCTGCGGCGGCAGGCCCGCGAGCCGCTGTCCCTGCACACCCCGCTCGGAGAGGACGGCGACGGCGAGCTCGCCGACGTCATCGAGGACCCCGACGGCGGCGACCCCGCCGACGTCGTGGCGACGTCGATGCTGCGCGGGCGGCTCGACGCCGTCCTGGAGACGCTCACCGAGCGCGAGGCGGGCGTCATCTCGCTGCGGTTCGGACTGTCGGGCGGCGAGCCCAAGACCCTGGAGGAGGTCGGCAAGGTCTACGGGGTGACGCGCGAGCGCATCCGGCAGATCGAGTCCAAGGGCATGCACAAGCTGCGCCACCCGTCCCGCCGCGAGACCCTCGCGGACCTGCTCGGCTGA
- a CDS encoding MerR family transcriptional regulator, whose translation MNLPFDDEHAALFTVGQVAQMLDVQQAFLRRIDDHRVVSPQRSTGGQRRYSRHEVGRIQEVVSMMGEGMTLPAIRRIFELQHEVAELTRERDELARRLAGGPGAAT comes from the coding sequence ATGAACCTGCCGTTCGACGACGAGCACGCCGCGCTGTTCACGGTGGGACAGGTGGCGCAGATGCTGGACGTCCAGCAGGCGTTCCTGCGCCGCATCGACGACCACCGGGTCGTCTCCCCTCAGCGCTCGACCGGCGGTCAGCGCCGCTACAGCCGCCACGAGGTCGGCCGCATTCAGGAGGTCGTCTCGATGATGGGCGAGGGCATGACGCTGCCCGCCATCCGGCGCATCTTCGAGCTCCAGCACGAGGTGGCCGAGCTCACCCGTGAGCGCGACGAACTCGCCCGGCGGCTGGCCGGAGGCCCCGGCGCCGCGACCTGA
- a CDS encoding Hsp20/alpha crystallin family protein, whose product MLLTSIDPFVQEFERQFDRAVRQAAGQGGGAGMPMDGIRRADDVVLRFDLPGVDPGSIEVTVDRGVLSVTARREEEFDEDERVFVRERTMGSFTRRVYLSEHLDAEAIEAAYENGVLAVRIPVLERARPRKVAVQQSGGGQKAIRR is encoded by the coding sequence ATGTTGCTGACGTCGATCGACCCGTTCGTGCAGGAGTTCGAGCGTCAGTTCGACCGGGCGGTCCGCCAGGCCGCCGGTCAGGGCGGCGGCGCCGGCATGCCGATGGACGGCATCCGCCGCGCCGACGACGTCGTCCTGCGGTTCGACCTGCCGGGGGTCGACCCCGGCTCCATCGAGGTCACCGTCGACCGCGGTGTGCTCTCGGTGACCGCGCGGCGCGAGGAGGAGTTCGACGAGGACGAGCGCGTCTTCGTCCGCGAGCGCACCATGGGCTCCTTCACCCGCCGGGTCTACCTGTCGGAGCACCTGGACGCCGAGGCGATCGAGGCCGCCTACGAGAACGGCGTCCTCGCCGTCCGCATCCCCGTGCTGGAGCGGGCGCGGCCGCGGAAGGTGGCCGTCCAGCAGTCGGGCGGCGGCCAGAAGGCGATCAGGCGCTGA